The genomic window AGGCTTATTTAGTGCTTtgggattaaaaaacaaaaaagtttgaAATCTAAGGAGCGCTAAcgtaattttttctttgctatttgcTATGTAAAAATTTGCTTGCGTCTTTTAACAAGTATGTTTTTCCCCAGTCCTTAAgattggggaaaaaagattGATTCTAAAGCACTATCACTAAGAGTTGAAGTCAGAGGCTACATTTGCCATTCTGTGTGAATTTTTAGGGCCCCATAATGTCTTATGTTGACCTTCTTAATTGTGAAATTAATGagttaaataaactttttgCTTGGTTTCATCATTTGGAAGGCTTTAGATTGGTTGTATTTGGACCCATAAAAACTACATAGAATATTTAGAACAATTACTATATCTACaaaaatctttcaatttttctgttGCATACAACACTGATTGTGaagctttaataaaacagaataactATTTTCTTATGCAGTTGTAGTGAGATAGATGAATTGGTTGACAGATTAACTGCCCTATTTGAGAATGCAGCATTCTGAGACAATAAAGTTTTGTTAGTTCTAGATTAGCAGTAGTGAGATTGTGTGATCAAGCTCTGCATGAAGCCAAATTTATTCCTCACCTGTATAATTCTTCTGAATTTACAACTGCATATTTATGAGTTTGCAGTTTAGCAGTCTTTTTACTGTTCTCTATGCTCAATAAATGTACATAATCAttctcctgatttttatttgaaggaTTTTGTACAGTTGGCAAGTCAAAAAGTGGATCCTTCATTGGGCATAAGGAAGAATGATTCCTTTTCTGAAACAGCATTAAAAGACGTTCATCAGGAACAGATTAACTCATGTTGTCACACGCAAAAAGAGTTGAAACATAAGGAAGAGTTTAAGTGTCAGTTAactcaaaaaaacaacagcttatCTAGTGAGGAAGGAGATGTGACTAAGTTCCATGCGTCTCCTTCTCCTATAGTCAGGACAATTTTAAATGACCCCAGTACAGCGCTGAGTTCTGACAGATTGACTGGCAGAGATGTGCACAACTCCTTTGGCTGTGGATCTTTGCTGATTACAGTTACCCAAGACTGCAAGGTCATCAGATCTCTGGATGGAAGGGACTGCCCAACACTGAATGTAGTTCACACACAGACAGTGTCTGAGGATGgttgcagaaagcaaaaggtGTATGAGACTGATGaattcattcattatttattaaactACTATCAGACACCGAGCTATGCACGCGTTTGCTTAGAGCCAAAAAACTCTGCGAACAAGTCCTGGTGGAAGAGAGTGGTGTCTGATGATGACAGTGGTTTTCACATCAGCTTGAGTAGCAAACATGGCCAGCATTTCAGAGAAGTGAGTCTTGTACAAAACCTCAACAAGAGAAATTATATTAGTGATGATAATTATAGACTGGTGATCACAGTTGGGGAATTGGAATCAACAGACACAGTGTTGAAAAACAAGGCCTATGCAAGTCACCTTGCAAAAAAGTTGCAAGTACAGAGGAATGAGACACTCTCTGTTGATTACTTACCATATGCTGGACTGAATCATTCTTTGGATTGCACTACTGTTACTCATGATAAGGAGTTCAATCAAGAAGACGGTAGAAATGAAGTTACCATACCATACAAAATCTGTAGATCCACTTGCAAATTAAAGGATTTGTTGGAAGAGATCAGTGATTCCGAGTACTTTAGTGAGGCGTGTGGTGGTGCaatgaagagaacagaaagaaggtGTGAAGAAATGTACAGCAATTATAGTAAAGGGTGCTTGCCTacaagaaagagggagagaaaattaCTGGTTTACCTTAAAAATGTAACTCTGGAAggtcaagaaaaggaaagcaggaaatgtGACTTCTGTTCTAATTCTGCCCTTGAGGGCTTGGCAAGGCAGTGTGAACACAGGCTTAAAAAGTCATGCAAGAGGTCTAGTAGTAAGTTAAGACATGAAGGACAGAAAAGTGAGAGACAATcgagggaagaggaaagaaatgctcgcaaaatgaagaaaaagagaaaaaagctttCCTCTAATCTTTTATCTGATGAATGTGGCTTTTCAGAGGCGGACAGTTGCATACAGCTGGAGTCACTTAGaaagatacaaagaaaatgtaataaagcATTCCACAACAAAGTGAAATTCAAGACACTTCACACGGCTGTGGCAGCACCAGACATTACCACTTCTGATGGCTCGCCGCTTCAAGAGACTCTCCAGAGCACAGGTGAGAAAGAGGTAAACTGGAGCTGAAATGAGTGAATTTGATAGTCTTAGGTCTCTGGCAGGCAAGGTTAGTTGCTGCAGTTCTTCTTAAAGTGATGAATGgtaagtgtgttttttttttttttttttttttttgtactatatatatactttttaaaaatggactTCTCTGCAATTAAGGGTTTTGTCGGTTCAGCTCAGAAACACTCTGAACAGCTGAGGTTGGAGAGTAGCATTTGTTTCATAATCAGGTAGCAAGGTTTCCCTCATGCATTAGCAGATCGGTGGTTGTGCCATTAATAACAACATGATGCTAACGACTCAACATGCTCTAGACACGCACCGAAGTCATTAGGCAGCTCAATCTGTGGTACATCTGGGTGGGAGGTACTTCATGAAGTGAGTGATTTAAATATGCATGTGGTCATCTGATTTCCCTACATGATTGCTACATTTCTGGATATTGTTACTGACAGCCCTTTCTCAATTCACTGTGCTTTCAAGTTCACTGGCAGCCACCTAACAGCTGCCTCCCtgtacctttttttccctctccccaacAAAGTCATTTCAAGTAACTTTTTCATATACTTATCTACAGGAGATGAGAGGAAATTAATGTTGAGAAGAGAGATGGATGCAGATGTCAGAGGATGCCCTCTCTTTCCTCTTGAGATAATTCAGACAAACCCCTGCTCAGATTCTTTCTgtggagcagagcccagaagagGATGCTGAACAGCTACTAATATAATAGCTCTTAAGCTTCTGTGTAGAAGTGGGAGAAGAAagcccttttaaaaaaaaaaagcccagttAAAAGTTACTGGGAATACTGGGGCTTTTTTTGCTTAGATAATTCCTTCAGTCCGAATAATCTAAGTGGTGTAGTGAGCCACAAAAccagaatttttatttgctttttggaTAAGAGGACCAAAATTTTCCCCAGGGCCAAACAAACTTTTATGGACCAGTTGCTGAGAATTCAAAGATTTACAGACTGAGATCTCAGACTTAGTCTGATTAAAGGTAGGGAACCATATAAATGTCAAAGTTACAGTAATTAGTAGTAACGAgtctgtggaaaacaaacaaacaaaaccccacacaGAGATATCTTAGTCTTAAAACCCCACACAGAGAAGTCTTAGAGCAAGCATACAAAGTGCCTCCTCAATCAGATTGTTAAAATGATGGGACTGGAAGGAGTGGGGGACATTTGTTCTCAGTTATGGGGAATAACAGCTTCCCAAATATGATAGAATCCTATCTTCTGgaagtgtttctgaaaacttgCCTTTAGGAGAAGGGATTTCACAAAACTTTTGTAAAATACAGTGCTTCTGGGAATCTGAATGATGATCTAAGCAGAGCTCTGAATGTTGGACAGTAAAAGGGCAATGATTGTCAGCATGCTGACAGCTCACACACACGTGCGGGCTGAAAATTTGTTCACAAGATTTCAAAACCATGCCCTTCTGAAGGCACATGCAGTGAGATACCTATTTAGTACAAGTTAGCTTACGGAAAATTCCAGAGGAATTGTCTAATGTTGTTAAATTTCTGCTGCATGGaggtaaaaatgtgaaaacGCAGTCTAGGAACTTGAGTTATATCCATATTTACTCAGCTGGCTATATTTAGAAGACAGACACAATTGCTCTTGGACAAAGTCCCTTAGCAAAATATAGAGGATCGGTTCTAAGTACAATACACTGataatttcagctttcattttagtATGCTTAATTTATTACATGtcaatatattaaattaatgtgATGATGTTGCCTTTCTTTTATAGCATCTTACCCATGTTTGTAACTTCTGCTCTaataaattgtaattaaaaaaaaaaaaaattaactgttcATGGTAGATTGGTTTTCCCCCAGTGTTCGGTATTGGTGGCTCCTAGAGGCTTTGCCAGACTTTATCAGCTGTCTCTTCACATGTTCAGATGTTGAGT from Aythya fuligula isolate bAytFul2 chromosome 13, bAytFul2.pri, whole genome shotgun sequence includes these protein-coding regions:
- the LOC116494633 gene encoding A-kinase anchor protein 17B; the protein is MPEWEERKSLLAQRRVESVRLLTVLLNRVKDFVQLASQKVDPSLGIRKNDSFSETALKDVHQEQINSCCHTQKELKHKEEFKCQLTQKNNSLSSEEGDVTKFHASPSPIVRTILNDPSTALSSDRLTGRDVHNSFGCGSLLITVTQDCKVIRSLDGRDCPTLNVVHTQTVSEDGCRKQKVYETDEFIHYLLNYYQTPSYARVCLEPKNSANKSWWKRVVSDDDSGFHISLSSKHGQHFREVSLVQNLNKRNYISDDNYRLVITVGELESTDTVLKNKAYASHLAKKLQVQRNETLSVDYLPYAGLNHSLDCTTVTHDKEFNQEDGRNEVTIPYKICRSTCKLKDLLEEISDSEYFSEACGGAMKRTERRCEEMYSNYSKGCLPTRKRERKLLVYLKNVTLEGQEKESRKCDFCSNSALEGLARQCEHRLKKSCKRSSSKLRHEGQKSERQSREEERNARKMKKKRKKLSSNLLSDECGFSEADSCIQLESLRKIQRKCNKAFHNKVKFKTLHTAVAAPDITTSDGSPLQETLQSTGDERKLMLRREMDADVRGCPLFPLEIIQTNPCSDSFCGAEPRRGC